A single Cannabis sativa cultivar Pink pepper isolate KNU-18-1 chromosome 7, ASM2916894v1, whole genome shotgun sequence DNA region contains:
- the LOC115697523 gene encoding ribonuclease II, chloroplastic/mitochondrial — MAVRAVNTCSILRSASSPPFCTVRCLPFHFKTSYFRAYSTSKLGFSLPLLYSQRSFIDQGGVRSFSAHSLFDSVMDELRTSRRWRIICATSKIEIPAKGDSLEDRLGKRTIQKGLLLEFKKDSDRVLLAVAQKPDGKKNWMVSDQNGVVSSIKPQQVTYIVPGIEKFDHADIGDFIQKAQDNLDPALLEFAWVELLEKNKLVTTEELAEMIFGSAMPLESYCTHVLLSKDEIYFTVIEAKGSCSMYGARPTNQVEELLHRKLMKEASEKELQEFVQLLKSAKSMPMDAKPPKSTWLGEEKIRRKIESLELYAIDACKSDDQKKTAGLILKTMGLAKTASSAVYLLIDIGYFPVHVNLELLKLGIHTDHSEVVTEAAKSLLEESSDPDEHNRNDLTHLKVYAIDVDEADELDDALSATRLQDGRIKILIHVADPTRFLDPGNIVDRAAMKRGTSVFLPTITYPMFPEILAMEGMSLKQGENCNAVTVSVVLHFDGSVAEVSVENSVIKPTYMLTHESASELLHLDLAEEVELKLLSEAATLRLQWRCQQGAIDAANLETRIKVANPEDPEPLINLYVENQADPTMRLVSEMMILCGEAIATYGSRNSIPLPYRGQPQSDIDMSAFAHLPEGPVRSSALVKIMRAAEMDFRNPIRHGVLGIPGYVQFTSPIRRYIDLLAHYQVKAFLRGETLPFTPGQLEGMASIINMNTRVARRLSNISLRYWIIEYLRRQPKSRKYHALVLKFIKDRNAAIMLTEVGFQASVWVSTAQVGDEVWVLVEEAHPRDDIIYLKEVPS, encoded by the exons ATGGCGGTTCGAGCCGTCAACACCTGCTCCATCCTCCGCTCCGCTTCATCTCCTCCTTTCTGCACCGTCCGATGCCTCCCTTTCCATTTCAAGACCTCTTACTTTCGCGCTTACTCCACTTCTAAACTAGGATTTTCATTACCCCTGCTATACTCTCAAAGGAGTTTTATTGATCAGGGGGGTGTACGGAGCTTCTCTGCTCATAGTTTGTTCGATAGCGTCATGGATGAGCTTCGAACCTCGCGAAGATGGAGGATAATTTGCGCAACCTCCAA AATAGAAATACCAGCAAAAGGAGATTCTTTAGAGGATAGACTCGGAAAACGCACTATACAGAAAGGGTTGCTATTAGAGTTCAAGAAGGATTCTGATAGAGTATTGCTTGCTGTTGCTCAGAAACCAGATGGCAAAAAGAACTGGATGGTCTCTGATCAG AATGGTGTAGTGTCGTCCATTAAACCTCAACAAGTTACATATATTGTTCCTGGCATTGAAAAGTTTGATCATGCAGATATTGGGGACTTTATTCAGAAAGCTCAGGATAATTTG GATCCTGCATTGCTAGAATTTGCTTGGGTTGAGcttcttgaaaaaaataagTTGGTGACTACAGAAGAATTAGCTGAG ATGATTTTTGGTAGCGCGATGCCTCTAGAGAGTTATTGTACCCATGTTTTGCTTTCGAAAGATGAAATATATTTCACAGTGATAGAGGCAAAAGGTTCTTGTTCCATGTACGGAGCTCGACCTACTAATCAG GTGGAGGAGCTTCTTCATAGGAAGCTCATGAAAGAGGCTTCTGAGAAAGAGTTGCAAGAATTTGTTCAGTTATTGAAATCTGCTAAATCAATGCCTATGGATGCTAAACCTCCCAAATCAACTTGGCTGGGTGAAGAGAAAATTAGGCGAAAAATTGAATCTCTTGAATTATATGCTATTGATGCCTGCAAAAGTGATGACCAAAAGAAAACTGCTGGATTG ATTCTTAAAACAATGGGGTTAGCAAAAACAGCATCATCAGCAGTATATCTCCTCATAGATATTGGTTATTTTCCTGTTCATGTGAATCTTGAACTGTTGAAGTTAGGGATCCATACTGATCATTCTGAAGTAGTAACAGAAGCTGCAAAAAGTCTTCTGGAAGAGTCATCTGATCCTGATGAG CATAATAGAAATGATCTTACTCACCTGAAGGTTTATGCCATTGATGTTGATGAGGCTGATGAG CTTGATGATGCCCTAAGCGCAACAAGGTTGCAAGATGGACGTATAAAAATTTTGATCCATGTTGCAGATCCTACTAGATTTCTTGATCCAGGGAACATAGTTGATAG GGCTGCAATGAAAAGAGGAACTTCAGTTTTTCTGCCCACTATTACTTATCCCATGTTTCCAGAGATACTTGCCATGGAAGGAATGAGTCTGAAGCAGGGAGAGAATTGTAATGCTGTTACAGTGTCTGTTGTGTTGCATTTTGATGGCAG TGTTGCAGAAGTGTCAGTGGAGAATTCAGTCATTAAACCAACTTACATGCTGACACATGAGAGCGCATCTGAGCTGCTTCATTTGGATCTGGCAGAAGAGGTTGAACTAAAGCTTTTGTCTGAGGCTGCTACTCTACGATTGCAATGGCGTTGCCAGCAG GGTGCTATTGATGCAGCCAATTTAGAAACACGTATCAAAGTGGCTAACCCAGAAGATCCAGAACCTTTAATCAATCTCTATGTCGAAAACCAGGCAGACCCTACGATGCGACTTGTTTCAGAAATGATGATACTCTGTGGAGAAGCTATAGCTACTTATGGTTCCCGCAATAGCATTCCCTTACCATACAGAGGGCAGCCACAATCAGATATTGACATGTCTGCATTTGCACATCTTCCAGAAGGACCTGTTAGAAGTTCAGCTTTGGTTAAAATAATGCGTGCAGCTGAAATGGATTTCAGGAATCCTATCCGCCATGGAGTTTTAGGGATTCCTGGTTATGTTCAGTTTACATCTCCCATTCGTAGATATATTGATCTCCTTGCTCATTATCAG GTTAAGGCATTTCTTAGAGGTGAGACTCTTCCTTTTACACCCGGTCAGCTGGAAGGAATGGCCTCTATCATAAACATGAATACTAGAGTAGCAAGAAGGCTCAGCAACATCAGTCTTCGATACTGGATTATAGAATATCTTAGAAGGCAACCGAAATCGAGAAAATACCACGCATTGGTTCTTAAGTTCATTAAGGATCGTAATGCTGCCATAATGTTAACTGAG GTGGGGTTCCAAGCATCTGTGTGGGTGTCTACAGCACAGGTTGGAGACGAGGTATGGGTTCTGGTAGAAGAAGCTCATCCACGAGATGATATAATTTATCTTAAGGAGGTTCCTAGTTAA